A portion of the Paenibacillus sp. PvR098 genome contains these proteins:
- the dat gene encoding D-amino-acid transaminase, protein MTLTYLYQDRFVPKEELRISPEDRGYYFGDGVYEVFRVYNGSLYEAPAHFERWERSAAALRIPLPTDSEVLTRRLEELIRMNSLSEGTVYMQVSRGAAPRSHPFPTDTKPILMAYTAEAKRPLSTMKEGITAVTMEDIRWLRCDLKTLNLLANVMAKQHAVDQGAGDVILHRNGTVTECSASNIMIVKDGCLITHPANHLILHGITRAVVLRISQGLGIAVKEAPFTLDELRSSDEVFITGTTVEITPVISIDSSPVADGTPGQITQKLQQEFEKTIST, encoded by the coding sequence ATGACATTGACTTATCTATATCAAGACCGGTTTGTTCCCAAAGAAGAGCTTCGCATTTCTCCCGAGGACCGTGGTTATTATTTTGGCGACGGAGTCTATGAGGTATTTCGCGTATATAATGGAAGTCTTTATGAAGCCCCAGCTCATTTTGAGCGGTGGGAACGAAGTGCGGCAGCTCTCAGAATACCACTGCCCACCGATTCTGAAGTACTGACGAGACGCTTGGAAGAACTGATCCGCATGAACAGTTTGTCCGAAGGAACTGTGTATATGCAGGTGAGCCGCGGAGCCGCACCACGATCCCATCCATTTCCTACAGATACCAAGCCGATCTTGATGGCCTACACTGCAGAAGCAAAGCGCCCTCTTAGCACCATGAAAGAAGGCATCACCGCGGTGACAATGGAAGACATCCGCTGGCTCCGCTGCGATCTGAAGACACTGAATTTGCTCGCTAACGTCATGGCCAAGCAGCACGCGGTCGATCAGGGCGCAGGCGATGTCATTCTACACCGTAACGGCACTGTAACGGAGTGCAGCGCGTCCAACATCATGATCGTTAAAGACGGCTGCCTTATCACGCACCCAGCCAACCATCTGATCCTGCATGGCATCACCCGTGCGGTAGTACTTCGAATATCCCAAGGACTAGGCATCGCGGTAAAGGAAGCCCCTTTTACCTTGGACGAGCTTCGAAGTTCGGACGAAGTATTCATCACCGGAACGACTGTGGAGATCACTCCGGTTATCTCGATTGACAGCTCTCCAGTAGCAGATGGTACGCCAGGTCAGATCACCCAAAAGCTTCAGCAGGAGTTTGAGAAAACCATTTCAACCTAA
- a CDS encoding TetR/AcrR family transcriptional regulator, translated as MKSAALIIRNEGVTSLTLEAVAKKAGISKGGLLYHFPNKDALITAMVSQIMDSYVNSIQSRADSDEQASGKWCRAYVQDTFQHLEGKQDMSTGLLAAIVLHPGLLKQLQEQYEIWQRTMENDGMDPVLATIIRLAADGLWFNEMLGLTPVKEELRERVLSKLIGLTKEE; from the coding sequence TTGAAGTCCGCCGCATTGATTATTCGAAATGAGGGGGTCACGAGTTTAACACTTGAAGCTGTTGCTAAGAAAGCCGGTATAAGTAAAGGGGGACTTTTGTATCATTTTCCAAATAAGGACGCTTTAATCACAGCTATGGTTTCCCAAATCATGGATTCGTATGTAAACTCGATTCAAAGTAGAGCTGATTCAGATGAACAAGCATCGGGAAAATGGTGCAGAGCCTATGTGCAGGATACGTTTCAGCATCTTGAAGGTAAACAGGACATGAGTACAGGTTTACTGGCCGCCATCGTTTTACATCCGGGATTGCTGAAGCAGCTTCAAGAACAATATGAGATTTGGCAGAGAACGATGGAGAATGATGGCATGGATCCTGTACTCGCTACGATCATAAGACTTGCTGCCGATGGCTTATGGTTCAATGAAATGTTGGGCTTGACTCCTGTAAAAGAAGAGCTCCGTGAACGTGTGCTTTCTAAACTAATAGGCTTAACGAAGGAGGAGTAA
- a CDS encoding multidrug efflux SMR transporter — MKAYLFLALAIVFELFGTSMLKASEGFTKVLPSVGVIIGFSVAFYSLSLSLQQIPLGIAYAIWSGVGTAATALIGFLVWKEKLNMTTVLGVMLIIAGVIVLNLKTVKS, encoded by the coding sequence TTGAAAGCTTACTTATTCTTAGCACTTGCGATTGTTTTTGAGCTGTTCGGCACATCCATGCTCAAAGCCTCTGAAGGGTTCACCAAAGTACTCCCCAGTGTAGGCGTCATCATCGGATTTTCGGTAGCCTTCTATTCTCTTTCTCTATCCTTACAACAGATCCCTCTAGGTATAGCTTACGCCATCTGGTCTGGAGTCGGAACCGCTGCAACAGCTTTAATCGGCTTTCTGGTCTGGAAAGAAAAATTAAACATGACCACTGTGCTTGGAGTTATGCTTATCATTGCCGGAGTCATTGTATTGAATCTGAAAACCGTAAAATCCTAA
- a CDS encoding biotin/lipoate A/B protein ligase family protein gives MKNEWRFIRSGLGAPDYNMAVDEAILTAHSEGLVPPTVRFYGWKPATLSVGFFQKAASEVDFDALKREGIGFVRRATGGRAVLHDQELTYSMIVSENYPGIPRSVTEAYRVLSEGLLLGFRKLGLSAEMVQLENEEEKEKYASMGSAACFDSPSWYELVVEGRKVAGSAQTRQKGVVLQHGSILLDLDADQLFRLLRFPSERVMERMKQQFLKKAVAINEVRNGAALPRVDLAEVEEAFTTGIEEGLAIRLVPAELSDYELELVERLMVEKYGNSDWNLRR, from the coding sequence ATGAAGAACGAGTGGCGGTTTATCCGTTCGGGGCTTGGTGCACCGGACTACAACATGGCAGTGGATGAGGCCATTCTGACGGCACACAGCGAAGGCTTGGTTCCGCCGACGGTAAGATTCTATGGCTGGAAGCCTGCGACGTTGTCGGTCGGTTTTTTTCAAAAGGCTGCGAGCGAGGTCGATTTTGACGCTTTGAAGCGAGAGGGTATTGGCTTTGTCCGGCGGGCGACGGGTGGGAGGGCTGTGCTTCACGATCAGGAGCTGACGTACAGCATGATCGTATCGGAGAACTATCCGGGTATTCCGCGCAGCGTCACTGAGGCGTACCGCGTGCTTAGCGAAGGGCTGCTTCTCGGGTTCCGCAAGCTTGGCTTGTCTGCGGAGATGGTTCAATTGGAGAACGAAGAAGAGAAGGAGAAATATGCATCGATGGGTTCGGCCGCTTGCTTTGATTCCCCGTCTTGGTACGAGCTTGTGGTAGAGGGACGGAAGGTGGCCGGAAGTGCGCAAACCCGGCAGAAGGGTGTTGTGCTGCAGCACGGTTCGATTCTTCTTGACCTCGATGCCGATCAGTTGTTCAGGCTGCTGCGCTTCCCAAGCGAGCGTGTGATGGAGAGGATGAAGCAGCAGTTTTTGAAGAAGGCTGTCGCCATTAATGAAGTGCGCAATGGAGCTGCTCTGCCAAGGGTAGACTTGGCTGAGGTGGAGGAAGCCTTCACGACAGGAATTGAAGAAGGTTTGGCCATTCGGCTTGTTCCAGCAGAGCTGAGTGACTATGAGCTGGAGCTGGTCGAACGCTTAATGGTTGAGAAGTACGGCAATTCAGATTGGAACCTTCGGAGATAA
- a CDS encoding SNF2-related protein yields the protein MQSTERKEHVRQLNEHVELHYDREWFEKLHERALRNGPWDDPMMFRLAYEAEQSGLIRSFDELLCLTHLPGLVPMEHQISTAKKVLTEMRGRAILADEVGLGKTIEAGLILKEYMIRGLIQKVLILVPASLVLQWVRELNQKFGIPAVAQKKEYMWVQNDIVVASMDTAKRDPHRDIVLGLEYDMLIVDEAHKLKNKKTTNYRFINELRKKYCLLLTATPVQNDLKELYNLITLLKPGQLGGQGSFQANFVVDKRIPKNEEQLQQELSKVMIRNRRSDGGISFTKRVVRNIPLQLSDEEQALYDGVTDFVKTRYDEAGGDIGSLLSLVTLQREVCSSRDAVFITLVNMFKKTEETSPLRARIWELVEKIRGIKANTKAEKVMELIESINDKTIIFTEYRASQEYLLQYLKEHKISAVPYRGGMNRGKKDWMMDLFRGRAQVLIATEAGGEGINLQFCHHMINFDLPWNPMRVEQRIGRVHRLGQKEDVKIYNLSTIGTIEEHILSLLHEKINMFELVIGQLDTILERFEKKTSLESHLAKLILTSKNKDEIRQQLDDLGRSFTSVKAEVEQESHEAAGLENLLNNSLQTIGGKDYSGGEVQHH from the coding sequence ATGCAATCTACCGAGCGAAAAGAGCACGTGCGACAACTAAACGAGCATGTAGAGCTCCATTACGACAGGGAATGGTTCGAAAAGCTGCACGAGAGAGCTCTGCGCAATGGTCCTTGGGACGATCCGATGATGTTCAGGCTTGCCTATGAGGCCGAGCAGTCCGGACTCATCCGAAGCTTCGACGAGCTTCTATGCCTGACGCATTTGCCAGGCCTCGTTCCGATGGAGCACCAGATCAGCACCGCCAAAAAAGTATTGACCGAAATGCGGGGGCGCGCCATTCTCGCTGACGAAGTGGGGCTTGGCAAAACGATTGAAGCGGGACTCATCCTCAAGGAGTACATGATCCGGGGCTTGATTCAAAAGGTGCTCATCCTCGTTCCCGCTTCTTTGGTACTTCAGTGGGTGCGCGAGCTGAATCAGAAGTTCGGTATCCCCGCTGTGGCTCAAAAGAAGGAGTATATGTGGGTCCAGAACGACATCGTTGTCGCCTCAATGGATACCGCTAAGCGCGACCCGCATCGAGATATTGTGCTTGGTCTCGAATACGATATGCTAATTGTCGACGAGGCCCACAAGCTAAAAAATAAAAAAACGACCAACTACAGGTTCATCAACGAGCTGCGTAAAAAATACTGTCTCCTGCTGACGGCCACGCCGGTGCAGAACGATCTCAAAGAGCTGTATAACCTGATTACTCTGCTCAAGCCGGGTCAGCTTGGAGGACAAGGCAGCTTCCAAGCCAACTTTGTGGTTGATAAACGCATCCCTAAGAACGAGGAACAGCTCCAGCAGGAGCTGAGCAAGGTCATGATCCGCAACCGTCGAAGCGACGGCGGAATAAGCTTCACGAAACGGGTTGTGCGCAATATTCCGCTCCAGTTATCAGACGAGGAGCAGGCGCTTTACGATGGGGTAACCGATTTCGTCAAAACCCGCTATGATGAAGCCGGCGGCGATATCGGCAGCTTGCTTTCTCTGGTCACCCTGCAGCGTGAAGTATGCTCAAGCCGGGATGCCGTGTTTATTACCCTGGTAAATATGTTTAAAAAAACGGAAGAGACCTCTCCCCTCCGGGCGCGAATTTGGGAGCTTGTGGAGAAGATCCGCGGGATCAAAGCAAATACGAAAGCAGAAAAAGTGATGGAGCTCATCGAATCCATTAATGATAAAACGATTATTTTCACCGAGTACCGAGCTTCTCAGGAATACTTGCTGCAGTACCTGAAAGAGCATAAAATTTCCGCCGTTCCTTACCGGGGAGGGATGAACCGCGGCAAAAAGGATTGGATGATGGACTTGTTCCGCGGCCGTGCCCAAGTGCTGATCGCCACGGAAGCCGGCGGCGAAGGGATTAACCTTCAATTTTGCCACCATATGATCAATTTTGATTTGCCTTGGAATCCGATGCGGGTCGAGCAGCGGATCGGCCGAGTGCACCGGCTTGGACAAAAGGAAGACGTTAAAATATATAATTTGTCAACGATCGGGACTATCGAGGAGCATATCCTATCTCTGCTGCATGAGAAAATTAACATGTTCGAGCTGGTTATCGGGCAGCTGGATACGATTTTGGAGCGGTTTGAGAAAAAAACTTCGCTGGAGTCGCATTTGGCCAAATTGATCCTTACCTCAAAAAATAAGGACGAAATCCGCCAACAGCTTGATGATTTGGGGCGTTCGTTCACATCGGTGAAAGCAGAAGTGGAGCAAGAATCACACGAAGCTGCAGGGCTTGAAAACCTGTTAAATAACTCCCTTCAGACGATTGGAGGAAAAGATTACAGCGGCGGGGAGGTGCAGCACCATTAG
- a CDS encoding YqhG family protein produces the protein MNAQEIQSYVLRYLEAEQCDILEKHPAYVTVKLSPSADKDLTQRPYYWSFVERTGAEPETMTCTFIFDPDAYRELHPQQGPPGAPPAAPAVQPAAAPGAPQPQGDSILGRYFGFVPTAFTARVPRDELTYGSRRLEQIFAAVRSKGRFVRLFEQYTAEQPKPPVTVSYETWLCVNYKVELACDMKRSEMHSLGIQLQTGEIIERFHDRLAAKKLTPRLPSHVYVTPDRITLPRAVLFLEDHLEKKLAAYDHQWAQEAQLRLKDEISRVRDYYEPLLQEAEPDNKHEIQAQYTGRLQEVEWQYHPRIQISAINCGLFHFPAMHPQKR, from the coding sequence ATGAATGCGCAGGAGATCCAGTCCTACGTTTTGCGTTATTTGGAAGCCGAGCAGTGCGACATTCTCGAAAAGCACCCCGCTTACGTTACCGTCAAGCTGTCCCCTTCCGCCGATAAAGATCTGACACAACGACCGTACTACTGGAGCTTTGTGGAACGAACCGGAGCGGAGCCGGAAACCATGACCTGCACGTTCATTTTCGATCCAGACGCCTACCGCGAGCTGCATCCGCAGCAGGGACCTCCGGGAGCGCCCCCCGCCGCTCCAGCGGTCCAGCCTGCAGCCGCGCCAGGAGCGCCACAGCCCCAAGGCGACAGCATCCTAGGCCGCTATTTTGGCTTCGTGCCGACCGCGTTCACTGCCCGCGTGCCTCGCGATGAACTTACTTACGGCAGTCGTCGGCTTGAACAAATCTTTGCGGCGGTTCGCAGCAAAGGCCGGTTCGTTCGACTGTTCGAGCAGTACACAGCAGAACAGCCTAAGCCACCAGTAACGGTATCTTATGAAACGTGGCTTTGCGTCAACTATAAGGTCGAGCTCGCCTGTGATATGAAGCGCAGCGAAATGCATTCGCTTGGAATTCAGCTCCAAACCGGTGAAATTATCGAGCGGTTTCATGATCGGCTGGCCGCTAAGAAGCTAACGCCCCGGCTCCCTTCTCACGTCTATGTGACGCCGGACCGGATCACTCTTCCACGAGCGGTGCTTTTTCTTGAAGACCACTTGGAAAAGAAGCTGGCCGCGTACGATCATCAATGGGCACAGGAAGCGCAGCTACGGCTTAAAGACGAGATTAGCAGGGTACGGGATTATTATGAGCCTTTGCTCCAGGAAGCAGAGCCGGACAATAAGCACGAGATTCAAGCGCAGTATACCGGTCGCCTGCAGGAAGTGGAGTGGCAGTACCACCCCCGTATCCAAATTTCCGCCATCAATTGCGGTTTGTTTCATTTCCCTGCCATGCACCCGCAAAAGAGGTGA
- a CDS encoding YqzE family protein: MAKSDELVKYVTQQVVKYMETPKEVRKQVKADRKEGREPWQYRWFGMLPFALRMWAEPLRRYRGRK; encoded by the coding sequence ATGGCCAAAAGTGATGAACTCGTCAAGTATGTAACGCAGCAGGTTGTAAAGTACATGGAAACCCCTAAGGAAGTGCGCAAGCAGGTCAAAGCCGACAGAAAGGAAGGCCGAGAACCATGGCAGTACCGCTGGTTTGGCATGCTGCCGTTTGCTCTTCGAATGTGGGCGGAGCCGCTTCGGCGATACAGAGGTCGAAAGTGA
- the argS gene encoding arginine--tRNA ligase, whose product MNYKQWLAEQLAARLEGVSQEVLAELIEYPPNPQMGDLSLPCFKLSKQLRKAPQAIAEELKEGWSGHAVVNRVDAVSGYFNLFLDPKEFASQVVSEVMTQGDRYGSQNIGQGRSIVIDFSSPNIAKTFHIGHLRSTVIGNALYQIFKFMGYTSVGINHLGDWGTQFGKLIVSYKLWGKQDAVEADGISELQRLYVKFHDEADIKPELENEARGWFVKLEQGDEEALKLWRWFVDISLKEFQKMYDLLGVTFDSYAGESFYNDKMAAVLDELKEKRLLEEDEGALLVRLDDYNMPPALMVKKDGGTLYHTRDVTAAIYRKNTYGFEKAIYVTDAGQSLHFQQWFKVIELMGNEWANQLVHVPFGKVSLEGAKLSTRKGNVINLEELLTKAIEKTREIIEEKNPNMENKDEVARQVGVGAIIFNDLSNNRIKDIVFSWDEALNFEGETGPYVQYTHARACSVLRKAELDGGANAEQGAGAAAHLTNAEAQAVLRELYLFKERTQQAMDRLEPSIISRYLVDLAQRFNHFYHECPILKVDDAEVRQARLDLVRCVRTTLKNGLALIGLEAPEKI is encoded by the coding sequence ATGAATTATAAACAATGGCTTGCGGAGCAGCTGGCTGCCCGGCTCGAGGGAGTATCCCAGGAAGTGCTGGCAGAGCTCATCGAATACCCTCCCAATCCACAGATGGGGGATTTATCACTACCGTGCTTTAAACTCAGCAAACAGTTAAGAAAGGCGCCGCAGGCGATCGCCGAAGAGCTGAAAGAGGGATGGAGCGGACATGCGGTTGTCAACCGTGTCGATGCGGTCTCTGGATATTTTAACTTGTTTTTGGATCCGAAGGAGTTCGCTTCGCAGGTCGTCAGCGAGGTTATGACACAGGGCGACCGTTACGGTTCACAAAATATCGGGCAAGGGCGCAGCATCGTCATCGATTTCTCATCGCCGAATATTGCTAAGACGTTTCATATTGGCCATTTGCGCTCTACTGTGATCGGGAATGCGCTGTATCAGATTTTCAAATTTATGGGCTATACCAGCGTAGGCATCAATCATCTGGGCGATTGGGGCACGCAGTTCGGCAAGCTGATCGTATCGTATAAGCTTTGGGGCAAACAAGATGCAGTCGAGGCGGACGGCATAAGCGAGCTGCAAAGGTTGTACGTGAAGTTCCACGACGAAGCGGACATCAAGCCGGAACTGGAGAATGAGGCGCGCGGATGGTTCGTTAAGCTGGAGCAGGGAGACGAAGAGGCGCTGAAACTGTGGCGCTGGTTTGTGGACATCAGCTTGAAGGAATTTCAGAAAATGTACGATCTGCTCGGCGTTACTTTTGATTCATATGCTGGTGAGAGCTTCTACAATGACAAGATGGCGGCGGTATTGGACGAACTGAAGGAAAAGCGGCTTCTCGAGGAAGACGAAGGTGCGCTCTTGGTTCGTCTGGACGACTACAATATGCCTCCGGCATTAATGGTGAAGAAGGACGGCGGCACGTTGTACCACACGCGTGACGTTACCGCGGCCATTTACCGCAAAAACACATACGGTTTCGAAAAAGCGATCTACGTCACGGATGCCGGCCAAAGCCTGCATTTTCAGCAGTGGTTCAAAGTGATCGAGCTGATGGGCAATGAGTGGGCGAATCAGCTTGTTCATGTGCCGTTTGGCAAGGTCAGCCTGGAAGGAGCCAAGCTCTCGACCCGCAAAGGGAATGTAATTAATCTTGAGGAACTTCTGACGAAGGCGATCGAGAAGACGCGCGAAATTATAGAAGAGAAGAATCCGAACATGGAGAACAAGGATGAAGTAGCCCGGCAGGTTGGCGTTGGCGCGATTATTTTCAATGACCTCAGCAACAACCGGATTAAAGATATCGTGTTCTCCTGGGATGAGGCGCTCAACTTCGAAGGTGAAACCGGTCCTTACGTGCAGTACACGCATGCGAGGGCTTGCAGTGTGCTGAGGAAAGCGGAATTGGACGGAGGAGCGAATGCGGAACAAGGCGCTGGAGCTGCCGCACATCTGACGAATGCGGAGGCCCAAGCCGTGCTGAGGGAGCTGTATTTATTCAAGGAGCGGACCCAGCAGGCGATGGATCGACTGGAGCCATCCATTATCAGCCGTTATTTGGTGGATTTGGCTCAGCGCTTCAATCATTTTTATCATGAGTGTCCGATTCTGAAGGTGGATGACGCAGAGGTGCGCCAGGCCCGTTTGGATCTGGTCCGATGCGTGCGTACGACGTTGAAGAACGGCTTGGCCCTAATTGGACTGGAAGCGCCGGAGAAAATATAA
- a CDS encoding Hsp20/alpha crystallin family protein has protein sequence MLEPLRRIDHLKKEVDKFFNEGLPSAFGFNQEFGAPRIDVHETENEVIAHCEIAGLEKKEDVDIHVEPQTLTIVGTIHRFNVVKEEQFHRKERFAGRFHRSIPLPAEVTEEGTVAAYKNGILEVRMPKAPKETHRRIDVEFH, from the coding sequence ATGCTTGAACCGCTCCGGCGTATCGATCATTTGAAAAAGGAAGTAGATAAATTTTTTAATGAAGGGCTGCCTTCTGCTTTCGGATTTAATCAGGAGTTCGGTGCACCGCGGATTGACGTTCACGAAACGGAGAACGAAGTTATCGCTCATTGCGAAATAGCCGGTTTGGAGAAAAAAGAGGACGTGGATATTCATGTCGAGCCTCAAACACTCACGATTGTCGGAACTATCCACCGGTTTAATGTAGTAAAGGAGGAGCAATTCCACCGCAAAGAGCGATTTGCCGGCCGCTTCCACCGCTCGATTCCGCTGCCCGCTGAGGTGACAGAGGAAGGAACCGTCGCGGCTTACAAAAACGGCATTCTCGAAGTTCGGATGCCCAAAGCGCCAAAAGAAACCCATCGCCGGATCGACGTCGAGTTCCACTAA
- a CDS encoding xanthine phosphoribosyltransferase — translation MELLKQKIREVGVVLSDEIIKLDAIMNHAIDPALTTAMGQEFARLYREERVTKILTIESSGIPIAFAAAQELNVPLVFARRKKTLNTDTETYCERVPSFTKGFVTDIMVSKEFLNENDRVVLIDDFIANGDAARGLIRIIRRSGATLLGLGIAVEKSFQAGGRTIRESGVRVDSLVKISSLANGQIQFE, via the coding sequence ATGGAATTATTAAAACAAAAAATAAGAGAAGTTGGCGTCGTTTTATCTGATGAGATCATTAAACTGGACGCCATCATGAATCATGCAATCGATCCGGCGCTGACGACAGCGATGGGGCAAGAGTTCGCTCGGTTGTACCGCGAGGAACGCGTAACCAAAATCCTTACGATCGAGTCTTCGGGTATTCCGATTGCTTTCGCGGCCGCACAGGAGCTGAATGTGCCGCTTGTATTCGCACGGCGGAAGAAGACACTCAATACCGACACAGAAACGTACTGTGAGCGTGTTCCGTCTTTTACAAAAGGCTTTGTTACAGATATCATGGTATCCAAGGAATTTTTGAATGAAAACGACCGGGTTGTGCTCATAGACGATTTTATTGCCAACGGTGACGCAGCCAGAGGACTTATCCGCATTATCCGACGTTCTGGAGCTACGCTGCTCGGGCTCGGCATCGCCGTAGAAAAATCGTTCCAAGCCGGGGGCCGGACGATTCGCGAATCCGGCGTTCGTGTTGACTCTTTAGTGAAGATATCGTCCTTAGCCAATGGACAGATTCAATTCGAATAA
- a CDS encoding DUF4309 domain-containing protein, with product MNRKQSFIGFLSVMIVITLIAAGCKKDQAGPSDIPQETTQEPVVSVTPAPSVDEAEPPQLPVTDPAAVETPISPPPSDPNEQVSLASADKGTNGEDPKTGANSKPKIKIESPYTVANPTLLGFTLKTSAEEVISKIGKPREQFVMDDDADPITVYDYTDFLMGFNKNNQLHFIDVRSADINPGLGGLKLGDPVADVSKALGKPDVNTNFVLTYKATGAMLKLDIDPNTQTVNSIKLFAE from the coding sequence ATGAATAGAAAGCAAAGCTTCATCGGTTTCTTGTCCGTTATGATAGTGATAACGCTAATCGCTGCGGGATGCAAAAAGGATCAAGCTGGACCGAGCGACATCCCGCAAGAAACGACTCAGGAACCCGTCGTCTCCGTGACACCGGCACCAAGCGTTGACGAGGCCGAGCCTCCGCAGCTGCCTGTAACGGACCCTGCTGCGGTCGAAACGCCGATCTCGCCTCCCCCTTCCGACCCGAACGAGCAGGTTTCTCTCGCCAGCGCGGATAAAGGAACGAACGGCGAGGACCCGAAAACTGGGGCCAACAGCAAGCCTAAGATCAAAATCGAATCACCTTACACGGTTGCCAATCCGACGCTGCTCGGTTTCACGCTGAAAACCAGCGCCGAGGAAGTGATAAGCAAGATCGGCAAACCAAGGGAGCAGTTCGTCATGGATGATGATGCAGATCCGATCACCGTATACGACTATACCGATTTCCTGATGGGGTTTAACAAAAATAACCAACTGCACTTTATCGATGTCAGAAGCGCAGATATCAATCCCGGGCTTGGCGGCCTTAAGCTGGGCGACCCCGTCGCTGATGTATCCAAGGCGCTGGGCAAACCAGATGTAAACACCAACTTCGTGCTCACGTATAAAGCTACAGGTGCGATGCTTAAGCTGGACATCGATCCCAATACGCAAACCGTCAATTCAATCAAATTATTTGCAGAATGA
- a CDS encoding DedA family protein, translating into MENLLQLIDHYGYFALYGLLALGIVGIPIPDEILMTTVGSLTAAEEPLLTFGLTLVVSFCGAMTGMIVSYILGRTVGKSFLYKYGKWVKLTPERLHVAEVWFKKYGMWAVAFGYYVPGVRHFTCYWAGVSNVGIWRYLLFAGTGGLLWVASFLTLGHVIGRNAPTILEAMHHRIGMPVAIILIIACVGAYLYWWHRKRGLYGSK; encoded by the coding sequence GTGGAGAATCTCTTACAATTGATTGATCACTACGGTTATTTTGCTCTGTATGGCTTATTGGCACTGGGTATCGTTGGTATTCCCATTCCTGATGAAATATTAATGACAACGGTCGGTTCGCTTACTGCAGCCGAGGAACCGCTGCTTACGTTTGGCCTTACACTTGTGGTTAGTTTCTGCGGTGCGATGACGGGTATGATTGTGAGTTATATTCTTGGAAGGACCGTTGGAAAGTCTTTCCTTTATAAATATGGAAAATGGGTCAAGCTTACACCTGAACGGCTGCATGTGGCGGAGGTCTGGTTCAAAAAATACGGTATGTGGGCCGTTGCCTTCGGGTATTATGTTCCTGGGGTGCGCCATTTTACCTGTTATTGGGCAGGCGTCAGCAATGTGGGGATTTGGCGTTATTTGCTTTTTGCAGGGACCGGCGGATTGTTATGGGTTGCTTCCTTCTTGACGCTGGGACATGTGATCGGTAGGAACGCTCCAACCATTTTGGAAGCAATGCACCATCGTATAGGTATGCCGGTGGCTATTATTCTCATCATCGCTTGTGTAGGGGCTTATTTGTATTGGTGGCACCGGAAACGGGGACTGTACGGCTCAAAATAA
- a CDS encoding glucose 1-dehydrogenase, producing MRKVAAVTGGAQGIGKAVALEFVKAGYEVSVADTDQEAGAELVGEIRELGGKAMFLPVNVSKEADIEHWFKLMLEELGRVDVLVNNAGIGIGGSMLDLPLASFDQVIGVNLRGAFSCSQHAARAMKQQGSGVILNMASTRGLMSEADTESYAASKGGLLALTHAMAVSLGPYGIRVNAISPGWIEIGDWQKASKRRTPAHSERDRLQHPVGRVGTPEDIAAACLYLADSRAGFITGQNLVIDGGMTVKMIYEE from the coding sequence ATGCGTAAGGTTGCAGCCGTCACAGGAGGAGCGCAGGGAATCGGCAAGGCGGTCGCCCTTGAATTCGTCAAGGCGGGTTATGAGGTTTCCGTGGCGGATACGGATCAGGAAGCAGGGGCCGAGCTTGTCGGGGAAATTCGCGAGCTGGGCGGCAAAGCCATGTTCCTCCCCGTTAATGTGTCCAAGGAAGCGGACATCGAGCATTGGTTTAAGCTCATGCTGGAAGAGCTTGGCCGGGTCGATGTGCTTGTCAACAATGCCGGAATCGGTATCGGCGGGTCAATGCTGGATCTGCCGCTGGCATCATTCGATCAGGTAATCGGCGTCAATTTGCGCGGAGCGTTCTCATGCTCCCAGCACGCCGCTAGAGCTATGAAACAGCAAGGTTCCGGCGTCATTCTTAATATGGCGTCCACTCGAGGGCTAATGTCGGAGGCTGATACAGAGAGCTACGCCGCCTCCAAAGGCGGATTGCTGGCACTTACCCATGCTATGGCCGTCAGCTTGGGACCCTACGGGATTCGCGTGAACGCCATCAGCCCCGGCTGGATCGAAATCGGCGATTGGCAGAAAGCATCGAAACGACGAACACCGGCTCATTCCGAGCGCGACCGGCTGCAGCATCCGGTAGGACGCGTAGGTACACCTGAAGATATCGCAGCGGCGTGCTTGTATTTAGCCGATAGCCGTGCCGGTTTTATTACCGGACAGAACCTTGTCATCGACGGAGGCATGACGGTCAAAATGATTTACGAAGAATAA